A stretch of Desulfotignum phosphitoxidans DSM 13687 DNA encodes these proteins:
- a CDS encoding glycosyltransferase family 4 protein: MRILHIISQAPDFTGSGKYIQQVLVQSAKTGHDNFLVAGVQGNFILPAGLIEDNHCIFIRFDGKDLDFPIPGMSDVMPYESRVFSHMGSRDLAAYHQVFETKIRQALERFRPDIIHTHHLWIVSAIIRRLAPRIPMVTSCHGTCLRQHVLCPEISKRVTADLKQIDHVIALSQTQKQEIIKTIGTDPTRTHVVSGGYNDACFFHTPKTFDGVVELVYAGKLSAAKGVPWLLSSLAKIRHLPFRLHLAGNSSDREKARCLESAGALKEKVVYHGPLSHDDLGKLLRTAHVFVLPSFYEGLPLVLMEALACGCRLVATALPGVKELLEHDDNPMIRLLDLPPLETIDTPYKSDMPQLANRLASVLAQTIQDVQAHPDPDWDYACTKIFPYTWEKIFSKIDRVYQQAANRTGYIRPDGDDVSG, encoded by the coding sequence ATGAGAATCCTTCATATCATCAGCCAGGCCCCGGATTTCACCGGCAGCGGAAAATATATTCAGCAGGTCCTTGTTCAAAGCGCCAAAACCGGGCATGACAATTTTCTGGTGGCCGGGGTTCAGGGGAATTTCATACTGCCTGCCGGGCTGATTGAAGACAATCACTGCATCTTTATCCGGTTTGACGGCAAAGACCTGGATTTCCCCATTCCCGGCATGAGCGATGTCATGCCTTATGAAAGCCGGGTATTTTCACACATGGGATCCCGGGACCTGGCTGCCTATCACCAGGTGTTTGAAACAAAGATCCGGCAGGCACTGGAGCGGTTCCGGCCCGATATTATTCATACCCATCACCTGTGGATCGTATCCGCCATCATCAGGCGCCTCGCTCCTCGCATTCCCATGGTCACTTCCTGCCACGGCACCTGCCTGCGCCAGCATGTGCTGTGTCCGGAAATCAGCAAAAGGGTCACGGCGGACCTCAAACAGATCGACCATGTCATCGCCCTGAGCCAAACCCAGAAACAGGAAATCATCAAAACGATCGGGACAGACCCGACCCGCACCCATGTGGTGAGCGGCGGATACAATGATGCCTGCTTTTTCCATACCCCCAAGACCTTTGACGGGGTGGTGGAACTGGTCTATGCCGGCAAGCTCAGTGCGGCCAAAGGCGTGCCCTGGCTGCTCAGCAGCCTGGCGAAAATCCGGCACCTGCCCTTCCGGCTGCACCTGGCCGGCAACAGCAGTGACCGGGAAAAGGCCCGTTGTCTGGAATCGGCCGGCGCTTTAAAAGAAAAAGTGGTCTACCACGGACCGTTGAGCCATGACGACTTAGGCAAACTTTTGCGAACCGCCCATGTGTTTGTGCTGCCCTCGTTTTATGAGGGCCTGCCCCTGGTGCTGATGGAGGCCCTGGCCTGCGGATGCCGCCTGGTTGCCACGGCCCTGCCCGGGGTAAAAGAGCTGCTGGAACACGATGACAATCCCATGATCCGGCTTTTGGACCTGCCGCCCCTTGAAACCATCGATACCCCTTATAAATCGGATATGCCGCAACTGGCAAACCGATTGGCATCCGTTCTGGCACAAACCATCCAGGATGTTCAAGCCCATCCCGATCCGGACTGGGACTATGCCTGCACCAAAATATTTCCCTATACCTGGGAGAAAATATTTTCAAAAATCGACCGGGTGTACCAGCAGGCAGCAAATCGAACAGGCTATATCCGACCGGATGGCGATGATGTATCCGGGTAA
- the had gene encoding 6-hydroxycyclohex-1-ene-1-carbonyl-CoA dehydrogenase, producing the protein MGNVPDTIQTWQMIQPFKKDRETGEVTPGKLEKTQIPVPELGAGDVLVEVAGCGVCHTDLGYFYQGVPTVNKPPLTLGHEISGIVVDAADDVKAWIGKEVIIPAVMPCRKCYLCKTGRGNRCLAQKMPGNSMGIYGGFSSHIPVPAIDLCPVTHRGDIPLEKLAVVADAATTPFQAAKRADVTVGDHAIVIGVGGVGQYMVQIVKALGCDTVIAVDINQERLDTMLKNGADFAVNSMGKSPKEVSAEIKAYRKEKGLPGYGWKIFEVSGTKPGQELGLALLSFTGKMLVVGFGPQKVEYSISRLMAFDAELIGTWGCLPEYYPSVLSMITSGKINFEEFVQTRPMSTIADSFDEAHKKSPDQRIVLVPDF; encoded by the coding sequence ATGGGAAATGTTCCTGACACCATTCAGACATGGCAAATGATTCAGCCGTTCAAAAAAGACCGGGAAACCGGCGAGGTGACCCCGGGTAAACTGGAAAAAACCCAGATTCCCGTGCCGGAACTGGGAGCCGGGGATGTGCTGGTGGAAGTGGCCGGGTGCGGCGTCTGCCATACGGATCTGGGCTATTTTTATCAGGGGGTTCCCACGGTGAACAAACCTCCATTGACCCTGGGTCATGAAATCTCCGGAATCGTAGTGGATGCGGCAGACGACGTCAAGGCATGGATCGGCAAGGAAGTCATCATTCCCGCGGTCATGCCCTGCCGCAAATGTTATTTGTGCAAGACCGGCCGGGGCAACCGGTGCCTGGCCCAGAAAATGCCGGGAAATTCCATGGGGATTTACGGGGGATTCTCATCCCATATCCCGGTCCCGGCCATTGACCTGTGCCCGGTCACCCACCGGGGAGATATTCCTCTGGAAAAACTGGCCGTGGTTGCGGATGCCGCCACCACCCCCTTTCAGGCGGCCAAACGGGCCGATGTGACCGTCGGCGATCATGCCATCGTCATCGGAGTCGGCGGGGTCGGTCAATACATGGTCCAGATTGTCAAGGCCTTAGGGTGTGATACGGTCATTGCCGTGGATATCAACCAGGAACGCCTGGACACCATGCTGAAAAACGGGGCGGATTTCGCCGTGAACTCCATGGGCAAGTCCCCCAAAGAAGTGTCGGCTGAGATCAAGGCCTATCGCAAGGAAAAAGGGTTGCCCGGATATGGCTGGAAAATTTTTGAAGTATCCGGCACCAAGCCGGGTCAGGAACTCGGGCTGGCCCTGTTGAGTTTCACCGGTAAAATGCTGGTGGTGGGCTTTGGTCCCCAAAAGGTGGAATACTCCATCTCCCGGCTTATGGCGTTTGATGCGGAACTGATCGGCACCTGGGGATGTCTGCCCGAATACTACCCATCCGTTTTGAGCATGATCACCAGCGGGAAAATCAATTTTGAAGAATTTGTTCAGACCCGCCCCATGAGCACCATTGCCGACAGTTTTGACGAAGCCCATAAAAAGTCACCTGATCAGCGTATCGTTCTGGTACCTGATTTTTAA
- the msrB gene encoding peptide-methionine (R)-S-oxide reductase MsrB codes for MKPDIAIIMMFVTMILCLGVFAFAATAESPHKPNGRLAIATFAGGCFWCIEADFESVEGVKKVISGYTGGHDPDPDYQSVSSGTTGHAEAVQVYYDPDEVSYETLLTIFWRHIDPTDAKGQFVDRGSQYRPEIFYHTTDQKTQALASRKALDDANIFDNPIVTPVTRFEQFFPAEDYHQDYFKKNKLQYKYYRMGSGRDPFLNRTWKNRPLAKPPLPASSHESNPQSSDDPVQWSRPDDDTIRQRLTPLQFKVTQENGTEPAFKNAYWDNKEPGIYVDIVSGEPLFSSTDKFDSGTGWPSFTKPLVTDHVIEKADKSLFMTRIEVRSRYGDSHLGHVFDDGPAPTGRRYCINSASLRFIPTDRLESEGYGRYRSLF; via the coding sequence ATGAAACCCGATATTGCCATTATTATGATGTTCGTTACCATGATTCTGTGTCTAGGTGTTTTCGCATTTGCCGCCACGGCTGAATCACCACACAAACCCAACGGCAGACTGGCAATCGCCACCTTTGCCGGCGGATGCTTCTGGTGCATAGAAGCGGATTTTGAATCCGTGGAAGGGGTCAAAAAGGTGATCTCCGGATATACGGGGGGCCATGACCCGGACCCGGATTACCAGTCCGTGTCCTCCGGCACCACGGGCCATGCCGAAGCGGTCCAGGTATATTATGATCCGGATGAAGTATCGTATGAAACGCTTTTGACCATTTTCTGGCGCCACATCGATCCCACGGATGCTAAAGGCCAGTTTGTGGACCGGGGATCCCAGTACCGCCCGGAAATTTTTTATCACACAACCGATCAGAAAACACAGGCACTGGCTTCCAGAAAAGCCCTGGACGATGCCAACATTTTTGATAACCCCATTGTCACACCTGTCACCCGGTTTGAACAGTTTTTCCCGGCGGAAGACTATCACCAGGATTATTTCAAAAAAAACAAGCTTCAGTACAAGTATTATCGGATGGGATCGGGCCGGGATCCGTTTCTGAACCGGACGTGGAAAAACCGCCCCCTGGCGAAACCGCCGTTGCCTGCATCATCTCATGAAAGCAACCCCCAGTCTTCCGATGACCCGGTTCAATGGTCCAGACCTGACGACGACACCATCAGACAGCGGCTCACCCCGCTCCAGTTCAAGGTCACGCAGGAAAACGGCACGGAGCCCGCATTCAAAAATGCGTACTGGGACAATAAAGAACCGGGCATTTACGTGGACATTGTTTCCGGTGAACCCTTGTTCTCCTCCACGGATAAATTTGATTCCGGCACGGGCTGGCCCAGCTTCACCAAACCCCTGGTGACGGATCATGTGATTGAAAAAGCGGACAAATCCCTTTTCATGACCCGAATCGAGGTCAGAAGCCGGTATGGCGATTCCCACTTAGGGCATGTGTTTGACGACGGTCCCGCCCCCACGGGCCGACGCTACTGCATCAATTCCGCATCCCTGCGGTTCATTCCCACAGACCGGCTGGAATCGGAAGGGTATGGCCGTTACAGATCTCTGTTTTAA
- a CDS encoding DUF3795 domain-containing protein, with protein sequence MTNPAFASPCGLYCGVCAIHIAHRDQNEKFKERLVSLYKGKIPGKGLLPNCENLTTKDIHCDGCLSNNRFMHCRQCDIRECALAKGISGCHLCDDFPCRFIDEFPMTVGKKVILRCTPLRREIGTPQWMQDEEDRYFCPECGHKVFRGVVRCNQCQAGLSLD encoded by the coding sequence ATGACAAATCCTGCGTTTGCATCCCCCTGCGGGCTTTACTGCGGTGTCTGTGCCATTCACATCGCCCACCGGGACCAGAATGAAAAATTCAAGGAAAGACTGGTTTCCTTATATAAAGGAAAAATCCCAGGCAAAGGCCTCCTGCCTAATTGCGAGAACCTGACCACCAAGGATATCCATTGCGACGGATGCCTGTCCAACAATCGGTTCATGCACTGCCGGCAATGCGATATCCGGGAGTGCGCTTTGGCCAAAGGAATTTCCGGATGTCATCTCTGCGATGACTTTCCCTGCCGGTTCATCGATGAATTTCCCATGACCGTGGGAAAAAAGGTGATACTGCGGTGCACGCCGCTGAGAAGGGAAATCGGCACCCCGCAATGGATGCAGGACGAAGAAGACCGATATTTCTGCCCGGAATGCGGCCACAAGGTCTTCAGAGGCGTGGTGCGGTGCAACCAGTGCCAAGCCGGCCTGAGCCTGGATTGA
- a CDS encoding DUF2080 family transposase-associated protein: MANKDENQEGAESDYRETKVKFEIYGREMIEKVVNSSGNSGRVYLPPDWIGTKVKVVKC; the protein is encoded by the coding sequence ATGGCAAACAAAGATGAAAATCAGGAAGGGGCAGAATCCGATTACAGGGAAACCAAGGTGAAATTCGAGATCTACGGCCGTGAAATGATCGAGAAGGTGGTGAACTCCAGCGGCAACAGCGGGCGGGTGTACCTGCCCCCTGACTGGATCGGTACAAAAGTCAAAGTGGTTAAGTGTTAG